The sequence below is a genomic window from bacterium.
CGGCGAGCGGGGAACGTGGCTACCCAATTCCAGCATCCGGCTGCCCTGTTCCAGGCCGTGGGCGATCCGACGCGGCTGCGGATTATGCGGCTGCTCGGTCGGGGGGAGCTGACCGTCCAGGACATGGTCCAGGTGCTCGGCCTGAGTCAGCCGGGCGTCTCGAAGCACCTGGCGGTCTTGCGCGAGGCCGGTTGGTTGAGCCATCGCAAGGACGGGACCTGGGGTTGGTACGGGCTGGCCGACCGGTCCGACCTGGGAGACGCAGCTGCGCTGAGGGATGCCGTGCTCGCGCTGGCCGGGGGCGTGCCCGAGGCCGCCGGCGACGACGAGGCGTTGCGACGGGTGCTGGCCGATCGCGACCGGCGCACGGGGGAGTTCTTCGCGGGCATCGCCGGCGCCTGGGACCAGATCCGACCCGCCTTCGAGGCTCCCGACATCCAGGCCGGCGCCGTGGCGGCCCTGGTCCCGCCCGGTCTGGAGGTCCTGGACATCGGCACCGGCACCGGCGCCCTGCTGCCGCTGCTCGCGGGCACCGGCGCGTCCGTCACCGCCGTGGACACCAGCGAGGCGATGCTCGAGCGCGCGCGCCAGCTGTGCGAGCGCGAGCAGCTCGCCGGCGTCCGGTTCCGCAGCGCCGACGTCCAGGCCCTGCCGTTCGCCGACGGGACCTTCGACGCCGCCTACTGCTCGATGGTGCTGCACCACGTCGCCAGCCCCGGCCAGGCCGTGCGCGAGATGGCCCGCGTGGTGCGCCCCGGCGGCAGGGTGGTGGTCGCGGCGTTCACGCGCCACAACCTGCAATGGATGCGCGATGAGCTGGCCCACCAGTGGCTGGGGTTCTCCCGCGAGGAGATGCTGGCCCTCTTCGGCCGCCACGGCCTCGTCCCGCGCCGCTACCTCGTGCGCCGCCCCTCGCAGATCGACCTGGCGCGGGTCTCGCTGCCGCCCGGCCTGCAGGACCGCGGCGCGGTCTGGCCCGACGTGTTCCTGGCCGTGGGGGAGAAGGTTCCCGCCGCTGCCGCACCATCCGTGACCGACGACGCGGGTCCCGACCCGCGCTGACCCGAACAGGAGGACGACGATGACGAACAAGCACGCAGGCGCCTCACCCAGCAAGGTGGCCGATCCCGGCCTCGCCGAGCGCGGGCGGTGCAAGATCGACTGGGCCGAGAGCCGGATGCCGGTGCTGATGGCCCTGCGCGAAGAGCACGCCCGCCTGCAGTCGCTCAAGGGCATGCGCATCGCCGGCTGCCTGCACGTGACCAAGGAGACGGCCGTCCTGATCGAGACGCTGCTCGCCGCGGGCGCCGAGATCTCGTGGAGCGGCTGCAACCCGCTGTCCACGCAGGACGACGTGGCCGCCGCCTTGGCGGCCGCCGGCGTCTCGATCTACGCCTGGCACGGGATGAACGTCGATGAGTTCTACTGGTGCATCGACCGCACCCTCGACTTCAAGCCCACCCTGACGCTCGACGACGGCGCCGACCTCATCTTCTCCGTCCACAACCGCCACCCGCACCTGATCGCGGGCATCGTCGGCGGCACCGAGGAGACGACGACCGGCATCCACCGCCTGCGCGCGATGGCCGCCGACGGCGCGCTGAAGTACCCCGTCGTGGCGGTCAACGACGCCGAGACCAAGTGGGACTTCGACAACGTCTACGGCACCGGCCAGTCCAGCCTCGACGGCATCATCCGCGCCACCAGCGTGCTGCTGGCCGCCAAGAACTTCGTCGTCGCCGGCTACGGCCACTGCGGCAAGGGCTGCGCGATGCGCGCGGCCGGTCTCGGCGCCAGCGTGATCGCCACGGAGATCAAGGCCACGGCCGCCCTGAAGGCGACGCTCGACGGGCACCGGGTCATGACCATGGACGAGGCGGCCGCCGTCGGCGACATCTTCATCACCGCGACCGGCATGAAGGACGTCATCGTCAAGCGGCACTTCGAGGTCATGCGCGACGGCGCCATCGTCTGCAACACCGGCCACTACGACTGCGAGATCAACATCGGCGACCTCGCCTCGCTGTCGACCGGCAAGCGCGAGATCCGCGACAACTGCGAGGAGTACACCCTGCGCGACGGCCGCCGCATCTACCTGCTGGCGCAGGGCCGCCTGGTCAACCTGGCCGCCGCCGAGGGTCACCCCAGCGAGGTCATGGACATGTCGTTCGCGAACCAGTTCCTGAGCATGGTGCGGCTCGCGAGCGAAGGCCGCGATCTCGCCGCCGACGTCCACGACATCCCCGAGTCGCAGGACCAGTACATCGCCGGCATCAAGCTGCGCACCATGGGCATGTCGCTCGACGTGCTGACCGACGAGCAGGCCCTCTACGCCGACGACTACTCCGCGGGCACCTGATCCCGACCCGCAGCGACGGCAAGAAGAAGGCCGACCCCCGCGGGGGTCGGCCTTCGCGCATCCGGTAGGGCGCGGGTCAGATCCCGATCACCAGGCCCAGCGAGAGGTTCCAGAAGTGGGTGTTCGTCCAGTAGTAGCTCTCGTTGAACGTCGACTGCAGGCCCTCCCACTTGATCTCGTCGCCGGTCAGCAGGTAGCCCCAGAGCAACTGCAGGTCGAGGTTCGCCCGCGAGTTGAGCCGGTACTCGGTGCCGAGACCGG
It includes:
- a CDS encoding metalloregulator ArsR/SmtB family transcription factor produces the protein MATQFQHPAALFQAVGDPTRLRIMRLLGRGELTVQDMVQVLGLSQPGVSKHLAVLREAGWLSHRKDGTWGWYGLADRSDLGDAAALRDAVLALAGGVPEAAGDDEALRRVLADRDRRTGEFFAGIAGAWDQIRPAFEAPDIQAGAVAALVPPGLEVLDIGTGTGALLPLLAGTGASVTAVDTSEAMLERARQLCEREQLAGVRFRSADVQALPFADGTFDAAYCSMVLHHVASPGQAVREMARVVRPGGRVVVAAFTRHNLQWMRDELAHQWLGFSREEMLALFGRHGLVPRRYLVRRPSQIDLARVSLPPGLQDRGAVWPDVFLAVGEKVPAAAAPSVTDDAGPDPR
- a CDS encoding adenosylhomocysteinase gives rise to the protein MTNKHAGASPSKVADPGLAERGRCKIDWAESRMPVLMALREEHARLQSLKGMRIAGCLHVTKETAVLIETLLAAGAEISWSGCNPLSTQDDVAAALAAAGVSIYAWHGMNVDEFYWCIDRTLDFKPTLTLDDGADLIFSVHNRHPHLIAGIVGGTEETTTGIHRLRAMAADGALKYPVVAVNDAETKWDFDNVYGTGQSSLDGIIRATSVLLAAKNFVVAGYGHCGKGCAMRAAGLGASVIATEIKATAALKATLDGHRVMTMDEAAAVGDIFITATGMKDVIVKRHFEVMRDGAIVCNTGHYDCEINIGDLASLSTGKREIRDNCEEYTLRDGRRIYLLAQGRLVNLAAAEGHPSEVMDMSFANQFLSMVRLASEGRDLAADVHDIPESQDQYIAGIKLRTMGMSLDVLTDEQALYADDYSAGT